From the genome of Colias croceus chromosome 9, ilColCroc2.1, one region includes:
- the LOC123694603 gene encoding sodium-coupled monocarboxylate transporter 2-like — protein sequence MSLSAKMRNITIPISPIYFNVAEYCLFGITLGVIIGIIFYFVFVNNKYNTVSGFVFGGKNMSTVSVSLALIASHLTSITLLGVPVEIYLRGTQYWASALSLIIVTLLTAVIYLPVFHKLQLSSSFEYLEIRFSTHTRTIAAVLFVISKLMLLPIVPYVPLMAFRLVTNPLASKITAVTCVACSTLIAMAGLRAVISIGIVTTFLALAGTALPSGLALLPMGFKKMWEIADHGGRLVLYDPDPELAHHTSFFVVTLALSTNWLWKVALSQSSLQKLLAVSTICKARVCLAISCVGVILMKLLSCFLGLTLYAWFAGCDPLLTGQIKKHEQLVPHFLNNLATMFPGICGIFIISIFSATTGCIASIINSISGVLFEEFIRPWMPQSTSELACCKIMKLLCLVVGLYCAGVVWTAKELDRLQHVASGVTGVTAGTLLGLFTLGIVSSRANCSGALSGCLLSLLLCGWLLIGAENALATGALTFQRKPLLTSGCGKVNFTHVLVNVTTTAYSAATQMPTKPLQSLFRISFTYCPFAGAITVLLIGIPMSYLTKSKTESMNPDVFCPLTQSFLHKLPDRSTSESIELRAPNSQEIYMALDEALKHLKEVIDR from the exons ATGTCGCTCTCTGCAAAAATGAGGAACATCACAATTCCGATTtcacctatttattttaatgttgccgaatattgtttgtttggaATAACGTTGGGTGTGATTATaggaattatattttatttcgtgttcgttaataataaatataatactgtgTCCGGGTTTGTTTTTGGCGGGAAAAATATGTCCactgtgtctgtgtctttGGCTCTTATTGCGAG TCATTTAACGAGTATAACATTACTCGGCGTGCCTGTAGAGATATATTTGCGCGGCACGCAGTACTGGGCGTCTGCATTATCACTTATCATCGTCACCCTCTTAACAGCTGTCATCTATTTGCCAG TGTTCCACAAATTACAGCTGTCGTCAAGTTTCGAATATTTAGAAATACGATTTTCAACGCACACACGAACGATAGCTGCCGTTTTATTTGTCATCAGCAAATTGATGCTGTTACCAATCGTGCCTTATGTACCACTTATGGCATTTAGACTAG TCACAAATCCTCTCGCAAGCAAAATAACTGCAGTCACATGTGTAGCATGTTCTACATTAATAGCAATGGCAGGTTTAAGAGCAGTCATTAGTATTGGTATAGTTACAACGTTTCTGGCATTAGCTGGCACAGCCTTGCCAAGCGGTCTGGCACTCTTGCCAATGGGCTTCAAGAAAATGTGGGAGATCGCTGACCATGGAGGTCGTCTGGTTTTGTATGA TCCAGATCCTGAACTGGCTCATCACACGTCATTCTTCGTTGTGACCTTAGCTCTCAGTACAAACTGGCTATGGAAGGTGGCTCTAAGTCAGTCTTCCTTGCAGAAGCTTCTAGCAGTATCGACAATATGCAAAGCCAGAGTTTGCTTAGCAATTTCTTGCGTCGGagtaattttgatgaaattattGTCCTGTTTTCTGGGACTTACGCTATACGCTTGGTTTGCTGGTTGTGATCCATTGTTAACAGGACAGATTAAAAAACATGAGCAA CTAGTACcacattttcttaataatttggCCACAATGTTTCCTGGTATTTGTGGTATCTTTATTATTTCGATATTTAGTGCGACGACTGG GTGTATAGcgtcaataattaattcaatatcGGGAGTGTTATTCGAAGAATTCATTCGACCATGGATGCCACAGAGTACGAGTGAATTGGCCTGCTGCAAAATTATGAAG CTTCTCTGTCTAGTAGTAGGATTGTATTGCGCCGGTGTTGTATGGACCGCTAAAGAGCTGGACAGACTGCAGCACGTGGCTTCGGGAGTGACGGGAGTGACTGCTGGAACTCTGCTTGGTCTCTTCACATTGGGGATTGTTTCTTCAAGGGCCAATTGTTCT GGAGCTCTAAGCGGATGCCTCTTAAGCCTACTTCTATGCGGGTGGCTACTCATAGGAGCTGAAAACGCGTTGGCTACGGGGGCATTGACCTTCCAGAGGAAACCGTTGCTAACTTCAGGCTGTGGAAAAGTTAACTTCACGCATGTTTTGGTGAACGTGACTACAACTGCGTATAGTGCAGC AACGCAAATGCCAACAAAGCCGCTGCAGTCTCTCTTCCGAATTTCCTTCACGTACTGTCCTTTCGCGGGAGCCATCACGGTACTCCTCATAGGCATTCCCATGAGCTACCTCACCAAGTCCAAAACTGAATCCATGAACCCAGACGTATTCTGCCCTCTTACACAGAGTTTCCTTCACAAATTGCCCGACAGAAGTACGTCAGAGTCCATAGAACTTAGAGCGCCGAATTCACAGGAAATCTACATGGCTCTGGATGAAGCTCTGAAACATTTGAAGGAGGTTATTGATAGGTAG